From Micromonospora echinospora:
CAAGACAAGGAAACCCGTCCCGCGCTCCGGCCTGTCCGCCCATCCTTCGCCGATCATGAAGTTGTACCGGGCAAACCGGACACCGAGCGCCGTCAACTTCATGATCGACGCGAAATGGGAGGTCTGGTCAGCGGCGGGCGGGTTTGCGGTCGGGGCGCGGGCGGTCCCGTTCCGGGTCTACGCCCACCTGGACGGCGAAGGCCGGGTCCACGGCGAGCAGCGGCCGGGGGCCGAACAGCGCCATCGCCGTCAGCAGCGTGTCGGTGTCCCGGCCCTGCCAGGTGGGACGGCGTTCCGGGTCGAGTTCGGCGTGCTCGCGGCGCAGCCGCCGCAGCAGTCGGCGGGCGGCGGACCCGGTCTCCGGCACCTCGGTCAGCCACCAGCCACCGAGCGCGGTGGCCAGGCAGCACAGCAGCAGCCCTGCGACCGAGGCGGGACCACCGGCGGAGCGCCCTTCGACGGCGCTGTCCACGAGCCGGGTCAGCCCGACCGCGGCGACCGCGAACAACGGCACCGTGCCCAGCGCGATCCGCCGCCGCTGCGCGCGGGTGAGCAGCCAGCCGTCGCGGACCAGCCGCCCGACCGTACGACGCAGCGCCCGGCCCACGTCCGGGTCGGCGAGCACCGCGGCCCAGGTCTGCGGGCGGCGCAGCGCGCTGTGCAGGGCGCGCACCAGCGCGGGCGAGCCGGCCGGGGGCGGCCCCTGCGCGTGCAGGGTGGCGAGCTCACCGATCTCGACCCCACCGGCGCGGCGCAGCGCGGCCACCCCGACCTGGCAGGCCAGCAGCGCCCGGTCGGTCAGGTACGCCAGCTCGACCCGGTCGGGCGTCGCGCCTTGGGCACGGCGGCCGGTCAGTTCCCGTGCTGCGACCGCGATCACGACGGCCACGGCGACCGCGCCGAGGTAGTCGAGGAGGAAGATCGGCCCGCTGACTCCCCAGAGCATGACGACAAGTATTCAGGAGCCGTGGCGTACCTCGGTGTCCCAGATCTGCGACCACGGACGGCGCAGTCCTCGGGCGACGAAGATCGGCTCGCCGTTCTCGTCGTTGTCGACGTCGACCCGCTGGTCGACCCGGCCCGCCTCGGTGACCTCGGTGAACCAGGCACGCAACCGGTCCGGGCGGGACCAGCCGACGACGATCACCACGTCCGCGCCGTCGGGCGGCCGGCCGAACGTGGCCATGCTGTTGTGCCCGGAGTACGCGCGCGGCAGTCCCCGTCGCGGCCCGTACCGGGCCAGCGCGCCGGCCTCGCCGTAGTTGCCGGTCAGCACCACCGCCCGGTCGCGCTCGGCCGCGGGCAGGGCGCGGTGCACGGCGGCCACCGAGTCGGCGAACTCCGGCCAGCCGATGGTCTCGCCCGCGTCGTAGTTGGCCGCCACCACGAACCCGGGCAGCCGGTCGGCGGGCAGCGTGGGCAGCAGCAGCACCGCGCTGCTCGCGGCCATCAGCACGGCGGCGGTGACCAGCAGCGCCTGCCGGACCCGGGGCGCGCCCCGCCGCGCCCACGCTACGGTCGGCACCACCCCGGCGGCGGTGAGCACCAGCAGCAGCGGCGCGTCGTAGTAGCCCTTGCCGCCGGCCACCAGCACGATCGCGACCACCACCAGCCAGGCCCAGGCCAGCGACCGGTACGCCGCCCAGGACGGGCGGCGCAGCAGCGCGACCAGCCCGGCGACCCACACCGGGACCGCGAACGGGCTGATGATCAGGAACTGGAGCACCACCGCGTCGATCCGGCCGCTGTAGGAGCTGTCGCCGTCGGCGATCGACGCGGCGACGTCGAGCTGCGGGAAGCCGTGCGCGGCCTGCCACGCGGCGTACGGCACGGCGAGCAGCACGGCGACGCCCGCGCCCGCGAGCACCCACCTGTCGCGCAGCAGCCGGCGCGGACCGGCGATCAGCACCCCGGCGACCAGCCCCACGCCGAGCAGGGCGGGCAGCGGCTTGTTGAGCAGGCCGACGCCGAGCGCCAGCCCGGCGCCGAGCGCCCACCGGGTGTCGCCGGTGCGCAGCATCCGCACCACGCACAGCGCCGCGGCCAGCCACACCAGCAGGTCGACGCTCGTGGTGCTGAGCAGGTGGCCACCGGCCAGCACGATGCCCGAGGCGGCGGCGAGCACCGCCGCGGCCGTCTGGGTGACACGGTCGGCGCCGAACTGCCGGGCGATCGCGGCGACCAGCATCACCGCCGCGCCGCCGATGAACGCCGACGGGGTACGTAGCACCACCAGGTTGCCCGGCGCGATCGTGTCGGCCAGCCGCGCCAGCGCCGGCACGAGGGGTCCCTGGTCGACGTAGCCCCAGTCGAGGTGCCGGCCGCACAGCAGGAAGTACAGCTCGTCGCGGTGGTAGCCGTAGCGGCCGGCGAGCGACAGCAGCACAACGGTCAGGACCGCGCCCACCACCAGGGGCGCGCGGGTACGCGGACCGGCGGGCGGCGGGCCACCGGGCGCGGCGGCCTGGCTCCGATCGAGGTCGGCGACTGATTCGGCCACCTGCCCATGATGGACCGGACCGGCGGGCCGCCGATGCCCCGCGACCCTCGGCCGGGTGGACGGAAACCGGTGGCCGGACGGCCGGGCGGCGGCTAGCGTGCCCGGCGATGAGGATCCGTGACTGCACCGACGCCGACTGGGACCAGGTCTGGCCGATCTTCGCCGGCGTCGTCACCGCCGCGGACACGTTCGCGTACGACCCCGCGTGGCCGCCGGACGTGGCACGCGAGGTGTGGGTGGAGCGCCCGCCGGGGCGTACCTCGGTCGCGGTGGACCACGACGGCACGGTGCGCGGCACCGCGAAGATGGGCCCGAACCGGCCCGGGCCGGGCTCGCACGTGGCGACCGCGAGCTTCATGGTGGCGGCGGACGCGCGCGGCCGGGGCGTGGGCCGTGCGCTGTGCGAGGAGGCGCTGGACTGGGCCCGGCGACAGGGCTTCGCCGCGATGCAGTTCAACGCCGTGGTGGAGACCAACACGGCGGCGGTGGAGCTGTACCGGCGGCTGGGTTTCACGGTGATCGGCACGGTGCCGGAGTCGTTCGCCCACCCGACGCTGGGGCTGGTGGGGCTGCACGTCATGCACCGTCGGCTGTGAGACGGCAGCGCCTTCCTGTCGGGGGTCGAGGCGCTGGTGCACAAGGCGTACGGCGACTCGTTCGAGGGCACCAACCTGTACTGGAGTTTTCAGACCGCGCCGGGGCGCACGGCCGGCACCGCCGAGGCCGCCGAGGTCGACTTCGCGGCCTGACCCGCGGCGTGTGCCGGTCGCGTCGGTCGGGTGTCGCCAACCGCCGGGCCACCGCCGCCCGTCGCGGCGGCCCGGGGCAGCGGCGGGCCGGAAAACGCCTCGCCGGATCCGGCGGATTGCTGACAGGCTGCCCGCCATGACCGCTCATGCCCTCGCCGGGGCGCTCGCCGACGAGCGTCGCCGGACCGTGTTCGCCGCGATCGTGCTCGGCGCCCGGGACGTGCCGACCGTGGTGGCCCGTACCGGGCTGCCGGCCCGCGACGCCGCCGTGGCCGTACGCCGCCTCACCGACGCCGGTTTGCTGGCCGACGACGGGGATGGGTTGCGGGTCGACGCCGAGCGGCTGCGCGAGTTCGCCCGGGCCGGGGCGGCCTCCCCGGCGGCCCCGGCGGCGAATCCGCGCGAGACGATCCTGCGCACGTTCCTGCGTGACGGCGCGCTGACCCGGCTGCCCGCGCAGCGCGGACGCCGCCGCGTGCTGCTGGAGCACATCACCGAGCGCACGTTCGAACCCGGGCGGCGCTACCCGGAACGGGAGGTGGACGACGCGCTGCGCCGGTGGTGCGAGGGCGGCGAGGCCGACCACGTGACGCTGCGCCGCTACCTGATCGACGACATGCTGCTGACCCGCGAGCACGGCGTCTACTGGCGGACGGGCCCGTGACCGGCTGGAGCACGGGCGTGGCCCGGCCGGACGATCCCGACGCGGTGCTGCTGCTGCGCGAGTACATGGCGGAGATGGTGCGCCGCTGGTACGGCCGCCCGGAGCGGCCCGGTGAGGTGGACGCCGCGCTGGCCGAGGACCTGAGCGACGACCTGGCCCCGCCGGCCGGGCTGCTGGTGCTGGCCCGCCGCGACGGCCGGCTCGCCGGGTGCGCCGGGCTGAGGTGGCAACCGGGCTGGGCCGAGCTGACGCGGGTGTACGTGCGCCCGGAGCACCGGGGCGCCGGGGGCGGGGCGGCGCTCATAACGGCGATCGAGGCGTACGCGGCCGAGGGCGGGGCGCGGCGGATCCGGCTGGACACCCGTTCCGACCTGGTGGAGGCGCGTGCCCTGTACGCCCGGCACGGCTACCGGGAAATCCCCGCGTTCAACAGCGGCCCGTACGCGCAGCACTGGTTCGAGAAGTCACTGCCGGCCCGAGTTGACGACGCGGCGGCGACGCGTTAAAACAGAATCAGAAGTTGAGTCACCCGGGCTCAACTTGAGACCTTGGGCCAGGAGAACCGAGGAGGCAAGAGCCATGTTGATGCGTACCGACCCGTTCCGCGAGATCGACCGGATCGCCGAGCAGTTCTTCGGCACCGCAGCCCGGCCCGCCGTGATGCACCTGGACGCCTACCGCGACGGCGACTACTTCTACGCCGCGTTCGACCTGCCCGGCGTCGACCCGGACAGCATCGACTGCACCGTCGAGCGCAACGTGCTGACCGTCCGCGCCGAGCGCCGCCGCCCCACCGGCGAGAACATCGAACTTGTCGCCGCCGAGCGGCCGATGGGCACGTTCACCCGGCAGCTCTTCCTGGGCGACACGCTCGACACCGACCGGCTGGAGGCCGGCTACGACAACGGCGTGCTGACGCTGCGCATCCCGGTCGCCGAGCGCGCCAAGCCGCGCCGGATCACCGTGGCCACGCCCGCCGAGGGCAACGGCCACCGCCAGCTCACCACCGCCTGACCGGTCACGCCGACGCGGGGGAGGCCGGAGCGCCGGCCGACCCCGCGTCGCCGTAGAGCCGGGTCAGGGCGTGCGCGGTGGCGGTGAACCGGTCTCGCAGCTCCGCCGGGGCGAGCACCTCCACCTCGGCGCCGAGCTTCAGCAGCTCCGCGTGGGCGTGCCGGACCGACTCGATCGGCACCGTGGTCTCCAGCCACCCGTCCGGGCCGGGCTCACCGGCCGCGGCCCGGGCGGCCCGGCTCATCTCCGGCGGGAAGACGTACGGCATGAACTCCAGCGCGGCCACGGTGAGCCGGATGCGCGCCTGGTCGCGGTAGACGTCGCGCTCGTACCGGGCGGTCCACTCCCGCCAGTAGGCGGCCAGGTCGAACCCGTCGTCCCGCTCGTACCGCTCGCCGGTGACCTCCGCGTCGAGCACCGCGCCGACCCGGAAGGTGCGCACCTGCTCCCCGCACCGGCCCACGAGATACCAGCGGCCCGCCTTGAGCACCACGCCCAGCGGCTCGACCAGCCGGGTCACCTCGCGCGGCGCGCGCCAGCGCCGGTACCGCAGCCGCACCAGCCGGTCCTCCCACACCGCGCCGGCCAGCGTGGCCAGGTGCGGGGTGGCTTCGGGGTGCCGGAACCAGCCGGGCGCGTCCAGGTGGAACCGCTGCCGGATCCGGCCGCTGCGGTCGGCCAACTCGTCGGGCAGCGCGGCGCGCACCTTCAGCTCGGCGGCGGCCACCACCGACGCCAGCCCCAGCTCGGCGGCGGGTCCGGGCAGGCCGGCGAGGAACAGCGCCTCGGCTTCCGGGCCGGTCATCCCGGTCAGCCGCGTCCGGTAGCCCTCCAGCAGCCGGTAGCCGCCGGCCGGCCCCCGGTCGGCGTACACCGGGACACCCGCGGCGCCGAGCGACTCGACGTCGCGGTAGACGGTCCGCACCGACACCTCCAGGGCGTCGGCGAGCTCGTGGGCGGTCATCCGCCCCCGGGTCTGCAGGAGCAACAGCAGGGAGACCAGCCGGCTGGCACGCACCCGGTGACGGTAACCCGCTGCGGAAAATCGGGCCGGGCGCGCCTCGTCGCCAAACCCCCCGCCTACTGAGAGCCTTTCTCACATGCTTCGCCCCGAGGTGCTGCCCCGCGCCCGTACCGCCGCCCTGCCCGCCGGCCCGACCGACGTCACCGAGGCGTGGCTGCGCAACCGGCGCCTGTCCGAGCACACCCGTGACGCGTACCGGCGGGACGTCACCGGCTGGCTGAGCTGGTGCGCCGAGCGTGGGCTGGACCCGCTGCGGGCCACCTTCCTCGACGTCAACGCCTACGGCCGGGAGCTGGAGTCCACGCCGCGCGGCCGCGACGGCCGCCCGCTCACCCCGGCCACCGTGGCGCGACGGCTGTCCGCGCTGTCGAGCTGGTACGACTTCCTGGCCAAGCTGGGCGCGGTGACCGCCAACCCGGTGTCGGCGGCCGACCGGCCCCGCGTCGACCGGGACCACTCCGCCACCGTCGGCCTCACGCCGGAGGAGGTCGACGCGCTGATCGCCGCCGCCGAGGCCGACACCGGCCCGACCGCCGCCCGCAACCGGGCCGCCGTCGCGCTCCTGGCCGA
This genomic window contains:
- a CDS encoding TIGR04222 domain-containing membrane protein, with product MLWGVSGPIFLLDYLGAVAVAVVIAVAARELTGRRAQGATPDRVELAYLTDRALLACQVGVAALRRAGGVEIGELATLHAQGPPPAGSPALVRALHSALRRPQTWAAVLADPDVGRALRRTVGRLVRDGWLLTRAQRRRIALGTVPLFAVAAVGLTRLVDSAVEGRSAGGPASVAGLLLCCLATALGGWWLTEVPETGSAARRLLRRLRREHAELDPERRPTWQGRDTDTLLTAMALFGPRPLLAVDPAFAVQVGVDPERDRPRPDRKPARR
- a CDS encoding ArnT family glycosyltransferase — encoded protein: MAESVADLDRSQAAAPGGPPPAGPRTRAPLVVGAVLTVVLLSLAGRYGYHRDELYFLLCGRHLDWGYVDQGPLVPALARLADTIAPGNLVVLRTPSAFIGGAAVMLVAAIARQFGADRVTQTAAAVLAAASGIVLAGGHLLSTTSVDLLVWLAAALCVVRMLRTGDTRWALGAGLALGVGLLNKPLPALLGVGLVAGVLIAGPRRLLRDRWVLAGAGVAVLLAVPYAAWQAAHGFPQLDVAASIADGDSSYSGRIDAVVLQFLIISPFAVPVWVAGLVALLRRPSWAAYRSLAWAWLVVVAIVLVAGGKGYYDAPLLLVLTAAGVVPTVAWARRGAPRVRQALLVTAAVLMAASSAVLLLPTLPADRLPGFVVAANYDAGETIGWPEFADSVAAVHRALPAAERDRAVVLTGNYGEAGALARYGPRRGLPRAYSGHNSMATFGRPPDGADVVIVVGWSRPDRLRAWFTEVTEAGRVDQRVDVDNDENGEPIFVARGLRRPWSQIWDTEVRHGS
- a CDS encoding GNAT family N-acetyltransferase, whose protein sequence is MRIRDCTDADWDQVWPIFAGVVTAADTFAYDPAWPPDVAREVWVERPPGRTSVAVDHDGTVRGTAKMGPNRPGPGSHVATASFMVAADARGRGVGRALCEEALDWARRQGFAAMQFNAVVETNTAAVELYRRLGFTVIGTVPESFAHPTLGLVGLHVMHRRL
- a CDS encoding DUF2087 domain-containing protein → MTAHALAGALADERRRTVFAAIVLGARDVPTVVARTGLPARDAAVAVRRLTDAGLLADDGDGLRVDAERLREFARAGAASPAAPAANPRETILRTFLRDGALTRLPAQRGRRRVLLEHITERTFEPGRRYPEREVDDALRRWCEGGEADHVTLRRYLIDDMLLTREHGVYWRTGP
- a CDS encoding GNAT family N-acetyltransferase; the protein is MTGWSTGVARPDDPDAVLLLREYMAEMVRRWYGRPERPGEVDAALAEDLSDDLAPPAGLLVLARRDGRLAGCAGLRWQPGWAELTRVYVRPEHRGAGGGAALITAIEAYAAEGGARRIRLDTRSDLVEARALYARHGYREIPAFNSGPYAQHWFEKSLPARVDDAAATR
- a CDS encoding Hsp20/alpha crystallin family protein — translated: MLMRTDPFREIDRIAEQFFGTAARPAVMHLDAYRDGDYFYAAFDLPGVDPDSIDCTVERNVLTVRAERRRPTGENIELVAAERPMGTFTRQLFLGDTLDTDRLEAGYDNGVLTLRIPVAERAKPRRITVATPAEGNGHRQLTTA
- a CDS encoding helix-turn-helix transcriptional regulator yields the protein MRASRLVSLLLLLQTRGRMTAHELADALEVSVRTVYRDVESLGAAGVPVYADRGPAGGYRLLEGYRTRLTGMTGPEAEALFLAGLPGPAAELGLASVVAAAELKVRAALPDELADRSGRIRQRFHLDAPGWFRHPEATPHLATLAGAVWEDRLVRLRYRRWRAPREVTRLVEPLGVVLKAGRWYLVGRCGEQVRTFRVGAVLDAEVTGERYERDDGFDLAAYWREWTARYERDVYRDQARIRLTVAALEFMPYVFPPEMSRAARAAAGEPGPDGWLETTVPIESVRHAHAELLKLGAEVEVLAPAELRDRFTATAHALTRLYGDAGSAGAPASPASA
- a CDS encoding tyrosine-type recombinase/integrase, whose translation is MLRPEVLPRARTAALPAGPTDVTEAWLRNRRLSEHTRDAYRRDVTGWLSWCAERGLDPLRATFLDVNAYGRELESTPRGRDGRPLTPATVARRLSALSSWYDFLAKLGAVTANPVSAADRPRVDRDHSATVGLTPEEVDALIAAAEADTGPTAARNRAAVALLADLGLRVGELVSLDLSDLGTERGHRSVRFVGKGGKVRRRALTPGTAYALDAYLAVRAEAQGVTVPELTGPLLVTATGGRMDRHAVFRLVRRLAQRAGIAAWAKLSPHSLRHAFATTARSEGVPLEDVQDAMGHADPRTTRRYDRDRHNLDRDPAYAIWAARARRRG